The Bos javanicus breed banteng chromosome 11, ARS-OSU_banteng_1.0, whole genome shotgun sequence genome includes a window with the following:
- the LOC133256638 gene encoding ubiquitin carboxyl-terminal hydrolase 17-like, translated as MDDGKVTACDETAALSQSAYVLFYAREGAWEGGAGGGAAAAVGADPTDPGQPAGDASGRAPGPEESPGDTEVEGMSLEQWRRLQEHSRPKAALELRKVPSALPAGAVVIHQSKHGGGRNRTPPRQEHERLDRPSTDTPPPGPRNVGNGPCASGRARATKG; from the coding sequence ATGGACGATGGCAAGGTGACCGCCTGTGACGAGACCGCTGCCCTGAGCCAGAGCGCCTACGTCCTGTTCTACGCCCGGGAGGGTGCGTGGGAAGGGggcgctgggggaggggcagcggcCGCCGTCGGGGCTGACCCCACAGACCCCGGGCAGCCTGCAGGAGACGCCAGCGGCAGAGCTCCTGGGCCGGAGGAGTCCCCGGGGGACACAGAGGTCGAAGGGATGAGCTTAGAGCAGTGGAGACGCCTGCAAGAACACAGCCGACCGAAGGCGGCCTTGGAGCTGCGGAAGGTCCCGTCTGCCCTGCCTGCCGGCGCAGTCGTGATTCACCAGTCCAAACACGGAGGAGGGAGAAACCGCACGCCGCCCCGACAGGAGCACGAGCGGCTCGACCGTCCCAGCACGGACACCCCGCCTCCGGGGCCGAGGAACGTCGGCAACGGCCCTTGTGCCAGCGGGAGGGCCAGAGCCACCAAGGGGTAG